CAGACTCCCTCAGACTCGGAAAAAAAGGAGTGGTGAACTACATCCTCGCCAAGGTCGAGGAAAAGCTCGGCGAGACCTTTGGAATGGCCCCCGGAGAGGAGATGCGGGCTGCTATAGAGGCCTCACGGGTAATTGGAGCGCCGCTCTACCTCATAGATGAGGACATCGGAGTTATCCTCACCAAGATCTCCAGGGCGCCCGCGAGGGAGAAGCTTCTCATGGCTCTGGAGTCTTTGGGGGTTTTTCTCCCGCTCAAGACCGTTGACATCGGCGACCCGTTTGAGGAATACCGGTGGGCGATGTTGGAGTTCAGAAGGAGATATCCGTACCTCTACCGCGTCCTCGTCGAGGAGAGGAACGAGGTAATGGCCAGAAACCTTATGATGATAGTTGATTCACTGCTTGCTCGGGGAGTGAAACGTCCGAAGGTTGTGGCGGTGGTGGGTCTCGGGCACAAGCCAGGGATAGAACGTATCCTGAACAGGGGAAAGCCGGAACCCGTTACTTTTATATTCTAAAACGCCAAAAACCTTCGGAGGGCCAGCCATGAAGGAGAGGCTTGAAAAGATGCTCAACGTGGAAATAATCAGGATTGAAGAGGCTGATGACAAGATAGTTGTCTACGTCCCTGCCGGTAAGGTCAGGATCGCCGTCGGGAGCGGCGGTGCCGCTGTAAAGGCCGCCGAGCTTGTCATTGGCAAGAAGATTGAAGTCAGGCCTGCAGAGTGATATCACTTAGGGTGATAAAGAGGCTAAAGGTTAAATACCTGCACTCCCTCTTTTTAGTGGTGATACCATGGAGTACAAGCGCCCTATTGGTGTTGATATTGACCTTGAGACCGGGGTAATTCCTGGAGCTAAAAAGCTCGTAAGGAAGCTCAGCGACCTCAAGGGATACTTCCTCGATGAAGAGGCCTACAACGAGCTCCTAAAGGAGGATCCAGTTGTTTACGAGGTCTATGCTGTAGAGCAGGAGGAGAAGGAGGGCGACCTCAACTTCGCAACCACTGTCCTTTATCCTGGCAAGGTCGGAAAGGAGTTCTTCTTCACCAAGGGCCACTTCCACTCCAAGCCGGACAGGGCCGAGATATACTACGGCATTAAGGGAAAGGGAGGAATGCTCCTCCAGACGCCTGAGGGCGAAGCGGAATGGATTCCGATGGGGCCGGGCACAGTGGTCTACGTCCCACCCTACTGGGCCCACAGGACTGTGAACACCGGTGACGAGCCCTTCATATTCCTCGCGATATATCCAGCTGATGCTGGTCACGACTACGGTTCCATCAAGGACAAGGGCTTCTCAAAGATAGTCATAGAGGAAAATGGAGAAGTCAAGGTCGTTGACAATCCGCGCTGGAAGAGCTGAGCTTTTCTTTTTAGTTTTCACACAGCTTCTATTTTTCGTTGAGTCGTTGGTGCTGTCTCAGTCGCTGTGCTATAAGCAACAAAATCAAGGGAAGCCACAAGTGATTGCCTCTTAAGAGCGTTGGGAGTATAGCGAGTGTGAAGCATTCAAAGGATTCAGTGTTGTGAAAAAAGAAGAGTGGCATAGTGGGAGTTAAGTGGCAGTGAAAAGATATCTACTAAAGTGGCCTTATTCCTCCCTCAAAACTTCTTCTAGGGCCTTCTTCAACTCGTCGTATGCCTCTTCCAGGGACTCAGGGATGACTTTCGTGTCCGCTATGACTGGCATGAAGTTGGTGTCCCCATTCCAGCGCGGGACGATGTGGAGGTGGACGTGATCGTCTATCCCCGCTCCAGCCACCCTGCCAAGGTTCACACCGAGGTTGAATCCGTCTGGGTTCATGGCCTTCTTTATGGCCTTTATCATGAGCTGGGAAAGCTTCATTATTTCCAGAAGCTCCTCATCCTTCAAGTCTTCCCACTTGCCGACGTGCCTGTAGGGAGCTATCATAACGTGGCCGGGATTGTAGGGATAGTTGTTCATTATCACGAAAGAGTGTTCCCCCCTGTAGAGAATAAGCCTCTCCCTATCCCGGTTTTCTTTTGGAAAGTCGCAGAATATACACCCATCATACTTAGGTGAGCGTATGTACTCAATTCTCCACGGTGCCCAGAGAACTTTCAAGCTCTCACCCCCAGAGGGAGGTAAAGAGGATAGTTAAAAAGTTTCTCCTCAGGGATACTTTGGTGATAGACTCAGACCAGTTGGGATTGCAGTTTCCTTGTTTGTAGACTTGAAGTATAC
This Thermococcus stetteri DNA region includes the following protein-coding sequences:
- a CDS encoding TraB domain-containing protein; amino-acid sequence: MNYLRYVKIIGTMHVSPKSRDEVFRTILTERPHAVALELDRARFIGMQGKVEMSFSDSLRLGKKGVVNYILAKVEEKLGETFGMAPGEEMRAAIEASRVIGAPLYLIDEDIGVILTKISRAPAREKLLMALESLGVFLPLKTVDIGDPFEEYRWAMLEFRRRYPYLYRVLVEERNEVMARNLMMIVDSLLARGVKRPKVVAVVGLGHKPGIERILNRGKPEPVTFIF
- a CDS encoding KH domain-containing protein; this translates as MKERLEKMLNVEIIRIEEADDKIVVYVPAGKVRIAVGSGGAAVKAAELVIGKKIEVRPAE
- the pgiA gene encoding glucose-6-phosphate isomerase is translated as MEYKRPIGVDIDLETGVIPGAKKLVRKLSDLKGYFLDEEAYNELLKEDPVVYEVYAVEQEEKEGDLNFATTVLYPGKVGKEFFFTKGHFHSKPDRAEIYYGIKGKGGMLLQTPEGEAEWIPMGPGTVVYVPPYWAHRTVNTGDEPFIFLAIYPADAGHDYGSIKDKGFSKIVIEENGEVKVVDNPRWKS
- a CDS encoding HIT family protein, with product MKVLWAPWRIEYIRSPKYDGCIFCDFPKENRDRERLILYRGEHSFVIMNNYPYNPGHVMIAPYRHVGKWEDLKDEELLEIMKLSQLMIKAIKKAMNPDGFNLGVNLGRVAGAGIDDHVHLHIVPRWNGDTNFMPVIADTKVIPESLEEAYDELKKALEEVLREE